CTCCTCGTCACTTTTAACAACGAATCTTTTTGATCTGGAGTTTAATAGAAAATGTGATGAGAAAACTAGATAATATATCCCAATGAAAGCTCAAATATTTTCGTCGCATACCAACCTTGGCATAGGAAGTTCGACAACTCCGTTTGCCTCCATTAAATACTCCAAACTGTTGCGCCGATTTATTTTAGCTCCACGATTATCAACGGAACTTGCACTGTTACACGTGCGAAGTACCTCGGTAGCATTGGTGGGTGTTTCGAGCAGTAGATTATTGCCTTCGTAGGTATGGGAGGGTGCGAAGCTTGCACCAAAACAATTCAGGCAATGGCCCATAGACCTTTCTTTGGTAGAAGTGCTGCtggtattttttatactttttgaCGACTCGGGGAAGtttctttgaataatttttctgagTACATCTTCGGGGAGCTGCGCAGAGGTACTCGGCACTCTGGAGAATGCGCATTGACAGTAACATTTTTGTTGTATACCAACCTTAGACTCAACAGATTTTTCCTCGCCACCAAGTACAAAACGAACGTTCTCTTCTTTGCCAAAATTTCCCTGATTAATACTCGTGAGAGACGACTCAATGCCATCGGTATCATCTGAACACAATTTACTTGCATCAAAGTCGCTCCCTTCATATCTTTTTAATGACTCAAGCTTGGTGTCAACGTATGCAGCCTCTAAATCTCTGTTACTCATTTTACTCTCCAACTCTTGAAGCTGCGTACTGCGCTGTAAATATTCTCGCCGCTTATCTCGTTCCAGAAGTGGACTTTCACTTACAACTATTTTCacagaatttgaattttgatccTTTTCCCTAGAGTGGGGAAACGCACTCAATTTTTGACATTCATCGTCGTCAAATGACTTGTACTTGACATAACAGTTGTTATATGTTTTAACCGAGTCCGTGGTAAGGGCATCGAGATTTTGTGTCATCGTTTCACTTCTTTTTAACTTTAATGCTTTTCCCTCCAAGTTTTGATTGAGACACAAATTGTGACAGGCAATCGTGCTAGCAGAATTATCGGCGGAAAAATCGACTCGCCGTTTAGAAGTTTTCCGTTGAAGAGACGAAGCCGCATTCATTTGACGAGATGAACACACTGGCTCTGTACCGGCACTTGTATCATTGGTCGTAGAGTCACGCTTAGCTTTGCATGAAAGAGAACCCTTAGCTTCtagtttttttaataaaacaacTGCCTCTTGCAGCTCTCGCTGAGGTGAACATCTCCGCTCTCGTCTCCGCTCAATATTCCCACTGCGTATGAAGTAGGACAAAAATGACAACACTGTATTTATTAAGTCTGTCTTATCTGTCTCACCAACGATCACCGTATGGGCAACTCTTAGGGGTGTACCCAGAGCCCCATACAAATCGCAGAGTTGGGCCCAGAGTGGATTGCACGGATAACGCTTGGCCAACGTTTCTACCTGTAACCCATAATAACATctacaacaacaataatgtgGATGGACATTGAGATAGATAGCGATGGGCTCAAATCTATGTGGCATACGAAACGCTAAATTCAGGACTCTCACTTAGTCAGTTAGTGGAAGAGGTGAAAGACATAAATTGTTTAGTACGCAACTTGAACTGCGCAAGTGTGAGGCTTGAAAATCACGCATATTCatcaaatataattatcatttacCAATTGACGATCACCAGAGGATAACACGGTGTGTACCCAACCTAAGTGGTGCGTCAGCACAGCAGTGACTAGGGTGCTGAGGAAactgaaaaatgtaaatcGCTGGTGGTTCGTATATGTCGAAAATATCTGAAGCCAACTCTGACAAAACTCTCAATAATATGGGTCCAATACTCACAAATTTGTCGACTTGGTATCAACATCATCAAACAAACGGCCCATCAATTGAAGACTGTGCTGCAACGTATGAACTTTCAATTCCCCGGCTGTGTTTGGAGTCAGCAGAACCTTATGCCACAATAACGGAGTTGGCAAATTCGTTGTATTCGTAAACAGTCGCAGCAGCCATAATGTACAGTGTGTCGATGCTCGATGCATTCGCGCCACCAGTCCTTTGCCCTTGTTTTGACCACCTCTATGACATGACCGCCGTAACCGGTCTAACATCCCCTCGAGTAGAGCACCATGTTCTAACAGACGAGCCTCCATGCTCCTGATAACAATTAGTCGATACAGCTTTATTGAAATTAACATCAAAATCAAGTCTTTGAATAAAGTAGCtatgaaataaacaattgCGTATTCATaatcttttctctctttcaatAGGAGTAATTAGTAGCAAAGAAATACCCCATAAAAAGCACTAACCGTTCATGACCTTGCGTCAGTTCAACTAAAACTGCTAAACCGATTCTAGTTCTGTGCCGGCGAGTCCGACTATCGTAGTTATCATGTGACCCGTCAAGTGGACAGTATTGTAGTCCAAACAAGTCTTCAGATTCGGATCGGCTCAATGATGTTGAGATAGCTCGAAGCCACCTTCGTCGAAGACTAGATAAACTGCCAACACCTGATGAGCTGCTACTTTCCAACGACTGCGAGCCTGAACAATTTAGGTAAAcattaaacaaaaacaatctCTAGTCTTGgctatataaaaataaaagttaacTGACGGCAAAGCTCAAGTTTCTTGTATCAGTCAAATAGAAAGAGAATTACAATGAGAAGTCAACTTTGCACAGATCAACAGATGGTAGAAAACGGTTTAGGTGAATTCAAATGTTTATACTTACTACCACCAGCTGGTGGTGCAGCTGAAATGTCGATATCCCAACTGCTGCCGGTGCTGGAACTGgtggaattttttctcatctctgGACTAAGCCGGTTCCCATACGAATTCATTAGGTTCGACTGGGACActgaaatatgatttttagATAGATGATAGCGATTCAGTTCAATGCACAGTTTGACTGTCTTTTAAGCCATATTAAGGAGAGAGTTTCCATTTGAATATCAGAATTCAATAACTCACCGACAGTCAGCATACTTGAACTCCCGTTGTCATTATTACCATCAATACTCATGGAATTTCCCAAAGTCTCACCAGAGTGCCTTTCACTGGAAAATAATTACTGGTTTAGGATTAAATTCGATGAGAAAATTGGAGTATTAATACTCGAACACATtagatgtatatataatagCCCATTAGAATTTGTCAACTTACTTCTGTTTGCAGGAAGTGTGCTCCGGGGCAGGAAAAACCTTTGCACACATGATTCGTCGAGGAGAATTCATAGCATGAatctgtaataaataatacgaaTATAATAGATCAGAAAACAAAGCGCACTTTTTTCGTTAAGTCAACAAATTCGAGTACGGTACCATATGTGTACACAAATAAGAAGCTAATACTTCAAATAGTCTGTGCAAGtctattgaaaatattgtgcaCATATAGGCTCAGCTGTGCTTATTGAAACTGTGTAACTGAAATGTTGGGAATACTTTTTGTGATTACTATTGACATTGTACGACTAGTGAATAATACGACTCATATCATATCAGTACAGAATTTTCTTTCTACGATTCTATTTATGTTCCGCTTCATAAAACtagttcctggttcacgtatGCTAGCATAGACTTTAGACTTTGATCACTCAAGATGAATTAACAGAGCCAATTTCATGACTGATTTTCtagtttgtgaaaaaaaaaaatgtccaatcTTCACCTTGAAAGAAGGTCCTCTGTAAGTCATGGCCACAGAACCAAATACCATTTCTTTCAGGAAGCCGACATCGTCACACTCCACCTTCTTATActagaaaaaaacattacaaaaTACGTTATTATTTGGCAAACtttatttcaacgataaaaCGTCCAGTAAAACAAGGGTCTAAACAATATTTATCCATTGTGAACTTCATTTATGATTATCGATATCATGAACAAGGATTAAAACTGTTTTGTAATTAGTTATGACAGGTTTAGcgataatgaaattttattgaccCCAAATATATTTACCTCATAAACAAACTCATCGTCAATTTCTACGTAGATATCGTCTTTTTCTGTGACGGAATTCTTTGAACCTCCGCATCGAAACTTGACAGGAATTTTCTCAACGGATATCGAATCGAATAACAGTTTCTGCTCACCCCTGCGCTCACAGTCTCGAAATAATAATACCCTAATTTGGTCCTTTTGAAAAGAGACAGATTTCCTGCAACAAGGTAAAAAATAGATATTATTAGCGTGAATAAAGTCAAtctcaaatatttcagacTTAACGTTAAGCAGCAAATTAATGGACGAAACGTCCCAGACTATATCGTCCGTTGTTTCTTCCTTAGAGGTAAAGGTTAGGAGCGCGAAGAAAGTTCGTGAATGACAATTGGTGAACACGCGATTCAGTGAAATGCCCATAATTCATAATGCTCGTtgttcataaataaataaactgtcACAGCGATAATTTCATCCGAATAAACAGACCATCCGATGGTCGATATTCAAGTACGAAGGCATTGAGAGGAAGgaagaaatgaatgaatgaatgaatgaatgacgTGATTCTCACCTATCACTCGCTCCGTTACTTTTATTCGctggtaaaattttatcagcgtaTTTATTAGACTCGTTTCTAGCTGAGAACAAATTCTTGAACAAAGGCATTATAGACTAAACTACGACTAGAGTTCCCAcattgttcgaaaaattctaATTCACGTCTTATCGTCGTCACATGAAAAACTGCACCATACATATTCGCGAGATCTTGAGCCAACTGTAAATAAAGTCACGTGCTGAACAGTCATGTGATTGTGTGTTAGATAATTTGCGTGAGTAATCATCTTCAGATTACTTCTGACGTTATCTTGTTGTGACGTTCTACCCGTGCCGTCATCTGTCGGCGTTTTTGAAAACTAACCCTGATCGATGTGGTTACTCAATGCGAGATGGCGCACAATTCATGAGTTTCAATCGAATTCggttaattatataattaatcaTTCAAGAACAGAATAGATGTTTTATTACGCTGAGGCTAAAGTTTTATAGTCCATAAATTAAACGATGTGCCGGTAACTCGGTCTCTAACGgttggaaaattcaattttgtaacgAGTTTTCTCGCGCTGAATTATTACGCAGATTTGGAAGTTGGAAACGACGcttttttatcaattcaaaattcttgAATCGAGAATAAATTCGAACAGCCAAAATCAATTTAGAAACAAATGACGATTGACATAAAACTTCACGAAAATATGAAACCTATAATCTCCTGTACTTGCCCATTGACCAAAAagacataaaaataaatgttataCTCGCATAAATactgatttatttgaatttgccTCCAAGTAAAAACATGTTACAGAATACAAATTATCGAGATTTACAGCACGAGCACCTGACTGTGCAATTTCGAGTACGATGCGCAAACTGAGCGGCGATACGCGAGCgattcaaatatattaaacagcATCGGCAATCATGGATTGCAGATACCTCTGAGCTGTCGTTTCTCGTCGTCATCCGACTCTCTGCGTAAAGGAATGTCCGAATCGATGTTCCTCCGGAGTTTATCGGCCAAAATAAGTCGCTGAATATACTCCGCGTCGCCCTTCTCGCCGCCAGCTGACGATACTCTGAATGCCTTCTTGACGTAATTCTTACTCGAGTTCGGCATGTAGGCGGGAAACTCGATGTTGAATCGTATAATAAGATCGCCCCTTTCCTTCGGGTTTTCCACCAACGGCAACCCCTCACCGATCACCAATTTTTCGTAACCTGGCCTTGTATCAATTAAAACGTCTtgagaggtaaaaaaaataaaaaataaaagaataaaaaaagaacaaacagAAAATTGGCGATTGCATCGATGTactattttgtaataaatttttcgaacaaaaaacAACCTCGGAGATTTGTACAAAAGAAAATGTGTCGGTCCACCTGGTAGGTTGTGAAAACCTTGAATCAAGACGAGCGTAATTAGTCCTTGCCGATGGGATAATTAATTAGAGCTCACAACCCCCCGAAGCACTCTAAAAGCAGTAATTTGACGAACCATTAGACGCGGGGCTAAAAGTGCAGGAAGGAATAATTGTACAAGAGCAGAATGCACACGCCAGAGGAATACGTAATATTTATGCAACAAAACGGATAGAAGAAATAAAGGTGTGGCCCGCTTACGAGACGACGGAAGTTATGGGCACCCGAAGAATCCTCTCGTCGATCGTGTTAACCGTGACGATGAAGCCAGTCAGGGCTTCGCGAAGAAAGACATCGACGATCATTAGGAGATTGGAACCGTCTCTGACGAAGGTGTCGTGAGGACGGTCCTCGGTTACGAAGATGATGTCGGCTGGTGTGGAGCGAAAAATAGAAGGCCGATTTCGCCTGCGTTTCGGCTTAATCGAACGATGGAAATTCGGGGTGGACGAAGGGAGGCGAAGGGAAAATCGGACTGCATTGTTCTGCGGTTTGAACGGGAAACGAGCCGGCTGTGAAACGTCGCTGAATCGCTGATTAACCCCCTTCAACCGACCCTCGCCCACCCGGTGAGATACGTAACGAATCGATATCGCCAATCTACCGGGTATTTTCGTAGGACCTTGGTCGCCCTCTTCGGGAAACAGGATCTCCGTCCCCGAGGGAAGCCCCGGCTTTATCGGGATGGTCAGAATTTTCTCCCTCGGTACCGTGGCCGACTTACCGTCCCCCGATAGGACTAATCTCTGgatcttcatcttcttcacTCCTCCGAAGAATACCTGAAATATACGTACGAAGTTCGAACTACCGATCAATTCGATTCACAGGCTCTCGCAGACGTGCGCTTGTCGGAGTCGAATAAGGGGTTGCGCTTTGTTAAAGAAGACCGAAACCTGCCGCCAcattgcacaattttttcactctgaTTTTCTGTACAGCTTATCAAAAACTTGGCGagtcgaaattattttttttagaatctGAAGACTGGTCCAAGTGTAACGAAGAACGCGAATAACGTTCCACGCGCGTACTTCTTCCCCTTCGTcggtgtatacgtataaataaggCTACCAATCAACTACCACCAAATGAAATAGATAATTGATaagggggaagaaaaaaacctcATTCAAAGTAAGTAAAAGGGGTTTAATGAGCGGCTCCTCCTTGCGCTTGATTCCTCTTCCTTCGGGCAACTCGTAGAGAGGTAAAGGATTGGCGAGAACGTCAAGGAGGTCGGCGTACGGACTGGAAGTGCCGAAAAAATCCCTGggcgcgaaaaaaaaatcaatacggTGTATCCACGTGGAGGGGGTGTATCGGCATGGCGTAGAATGCGGGAAATTTTAACCTGTAGGTCCTGAGGGGATCACCGTGGAAAACGTAAGGCTGAATGTAGTCTTGGGGGCCGGGAACCCCCCTCTTCAATCCCTCCTCGCCGTACTGATCGTAGATTGCTCTTTTGAACGGATCTGAAAGTACATCGTAAGCCTCGGCGATCAGGCTGAAGACCGCTTGAACGCCCCTGTCTTTTTGTCTTTCCGGATTATAATGAATTGCCAATCTCCGAAACCTtgatcaataattatgaagtGATATCGAGGTGTTATAAGCGATTTCTTTCCTTTCAACGTCCGGAAGAACGAAATATTTGGTTTCACATTTAtttctgtatatatgtactaTGGTGGCTCTTATTTTGGTCATGTTggaatttcttctctctctcacccCTCAAAcatgtgtagaaaaaaatctggtTCAATCCCAGAATTTTTCCGATAACTCTGACACTGGAAAAGTGTatgcatttgaaatttttctgaaagaAAGCTGTTTATTACTTTGAATCTatagattataaaaatattttatgttaCTATTTTGTAAGAAATCTAATGCTCTACGAAAAAGAtctgttggaaaaattttcatgcgtCTAATATTTATCACGTCATCGGCAAAGAACTGTCTTCATTTTTTCGATAATAACGTGgtaaatattagatttatgaaaattttacaatcgaTCTTTCTTACGGAAGattaaatttcctataaaATAGTcacgggaaatttttttacaatgtaTAGTTTTAAAGTAATTAACattttccttaaaaaaaaaaaaaaaaattcaaacgctTGACCAAGATaagaaccaccctaatatgtatgtacatgtgaaaagggtaaaattttaccattattttgaAAGCTTGGAAGATATTTTATGTTTTCTAAAATCAAGGTTAACAATATTATTGGACGAGTTTCTTTCAGTTTTCCAAAAGCTTCTTAAAAATTATCCGAAACACTCTGATCTtttttgaatggaaaaattgttattttaacCAAGCAGTAAATTGATCGAAAAACTATCTTACgccttttttatttccaaatcggtggaatttttcttcaacgacAAAACGCCGTAGTAGTCTATTCCCATTTCATCACATTCGCATCTGCCGCGACAAGCCATTACGAGTatttaaaaatgtcaaaacCGCGTGTTTATATTTCTGGATTACGTGTATTTTCCGcgccttaatttttttttgatcttttCTTTGTCGCGTGGCAGACCGAAGAAGCTCGGGTCACTGAACTCTGCCGCGTAACGAACGTCATTGGTCCTCGTAACGAGCTTGGATTGTTTTTCTCTGAAGCGTTAGAAGAAGACGGCGAGATAGCGAAGCTGTATCGATATGGGAAAAAGATTGTTTATCACAGCCATCTTTGAGGTGAGCTTAAGCCGCTTGACGACGAAAATCTGACAGTGTAGGAAAgatcgttc
The Neodiprion fabricii isolate iyNeoFabr1 chromosome 1, iyNeoFabr1.1, whole genome shotgun sequence DNA segment above includes these coding regions:
- the LOC124179597 gene encoding folliculin-interacting protein 2, which produces MPLFKNLFSARNESNKYADKILPANKSNGASDRKSVSFQKDQIRVLLFRDCERRGEQKLLFDSISVEKIPVKFRCGGSKNSVTEKDDIYVEIDDEFVYEYKKVECDDVGFLKEMVFGSVAMTYRGPSFKIHAMNSPRRIMCAKVFPAPEHTSCKQNERHSGETLGNSMSIDGNNDNGSSSMLTVVSQSNLMNSYGNRLSPEMRKNSTSSSTGSSWDIDISAAPPAGGSSQSLESSSSSGVGSLSSLRRRWLRAISTSLSRSESEDLFGLQYCPLDGSHDNYDSRTRRHRTRIGLAVLVELTQGHERSMEARLLEHGALLEGMLDRLRRSCHRGGQNKGKGLVARMHRASTHCTLWLLRLFTNTTNLPTPLLWHKVLLTPNTAGELKVHTLQHSLQLMGRLFDDVDTKSTNFFLSTLVTAVLTHHLGWVHTVLSSGDRQLVETLAKRYPCNPLWAQLCDLYGALGTPLRVAHTVIVGETDKTDLINTVLSFLSYFIRSGNIERRRERRCSPQRELQEAVVLLKKLEAKGSLSCKAKRDSTTNDTSAGTEPVCSSRQMNAASSLQRKTSKRRVDFSADNSASTIACHNLCLNQNLEGKALKLKRSETMTQNLDALTTDSVKTYNNCYVKYKSFDDDECQKLSAFPHSREKDQNSNSVKIVVSESPLLERDKRREYLQRSTQLQELESKMSNRDLEAAYVDTKLESLKRYEGSDFDASKLCSDDTDGIESSLTSINQGNFGKEENVRFVLGGEEKSVESKVGIQQKCYCQCAFSRVPSTSAQLPEDVLRKIIQRNFPESSKSIKNTSSTSTKERSMGHCLNCFGASFAPSHTYEGNNLLLETPTNATEVLRTCNSASSVDNRGAKINRRNSLEYLMEANGVVELPMPRSKRFVVKSDEEPDQQAGLAGSLKFGEVRSISVVKDTDPCNTGGYTWGLVVQGLSKRKKKKRKKKIVNDELDVESEDEWLGCVRDEVEAAFRSPVVDQPISEALCIVADVDSWQVGVLSNNTPTLKAPLPVGMSRLVANMLEAFAYVWRKYHSPIHCVRVLEGKLREMWLRSEALAQMLIGAELEDVSVDSLTDALDLDAADIPVLLAVAATHSPVVARRFGLSLA
- the LOC124176695 gene encoding dnaJ homolog subfamily B member 13-like, which translates into the protein MGIDYYGVLSLKKNSTDLEIKKAFRRLAIHYNPERQKDRGVQAVFSLIAEAYDVLSDPFKRAIYDQYGEEGLKRGVPGPQDYIQPYVFHGDPLRTYRDFFGTSSPYADLLDVLANPLPLYELPEGRGIKRKEEPLIKPLLLTLNEVFFGGVKKMKIQRLVLSGDGKSATVPREKILTIPIKPGLPSGTEILFPEEGDQGPTKIPADIIFVTEDRPHDTFVRDGSNLLMIVDVFLREALTGFIVTVNTIDERILRVPITSVVSPGYEKLVIGEGLPLVENPKERGDLIIRFNIEFPAYMPNSSKNYVKKAFRVSSAGGEKGDAEYIQRLILADKLRRNIDSDIPLRRESDDDEKRQLRGICNP